One window of Streptomyces sp. FIT100 genomic DNA carries:
- a CDS encoding RNA polymerase sigma factor SigF, with amino-acid sequence MPASTAPQVPPQNDVPLQDETDAPAAAAAGRPGSRGADTRALTQVLFAQLKELEPGTPEHTRVRAALIEANLPLVRYAAARFRSRNEPMEDVVQVGTIGLINAIDRFDPDRGVQFPTFAMPTVVGEIKRYFRDNVRTVHVPRRLHELWVQVNGATEDLTTAHGRSPTTAEIAERLKISEDEVLACIEAGRSYHATSLEAAQEGDGLPGLLDRLGYEDPALAGVEHRDLVRHLLVQLPEREQRILLLRYYSNLTQSQISAELGVSQMHVSRLLARSFARLRSANRIEA; translated from the coding sequence GTGCCGGCCAGTACAGCGCCTCAAGTGCCGCCCCAGAACGACGTGCCGCTCCAGGACGAGACCGATGCCCCTGCCGCGGCCGCTGCCGGCCGGCCGGGGAGCCGGGGCGCGGACACCAGGGCGCTCACTCAGGTGCTGTTCGCCCAGCTCAAGGAGTTGGAGCCGGGCACCCCCGAGCACACACGGGTGCGCGCCGCGCTGATCGAGGCGAACCTGCCGCTGGTGCGGTACGCGGCCGCCCGCTTCCGCAGCCGCAACGAGCCCATGGAGGACGTGGTCCAGGTCGGCACGATCGGCCTGATCAACGCGATCGACCGGTTCGACCCGGACCGCGGGGTGCAGTTCCCTACGTTCGCGATGCCGACCGTCGTCGGCGAGATCAAACGATACTTCCGGGACAACGTACGGACCGTGCACGTCCCGCGCCGGCTGCACGAGCTGTGGGTACAGGTCAACGGCGCGACCGAGGACCTGACCACGGCGCACGGCCGCTCCCCGACGACCGCGGAGATCGCCGAGCGGCTGAAGATCTCCGAGGACGAGGTCCTCGCCTGCATCGAGGCCGGACGGTCGTACCACGCGACCTCACTGGAGGCCGCGCAGGAGGGCGACGGACTGCCGGGGCTGCTGGACCGGCTCGGCTACGAGGACCCGGCGCTCGCCGGGGTCGAGCACCGGGATCTCGTACGCCATCTGCTCGTACAGCTGCCCGAACGGGAGCAGCGGATCCTGCTGCTCCGGTACTACAGCAATCTGACGCAGTCCCAGATCAGCGCGGAGCTGGGAGTGTCCCAGATGCATGTGTCAAGGCTCCTCGCCCGGAGCTTCGCGCGACTGCGATCCGCAAACAGGATCGAGGCGTAA
- a CDS encoding Dabb family protein: MIRHLVLLKLNEGVGRDEPRVVAGAEAFQELGGTIPELEFWECAWNITDRPIAYDFAINSAVADQDALKRYLEHPAHQAAAGRWREFATWVIADYEF; encoded by the coding sequence TTGATCCGCCATCTGGTCCTGCTCAAGCTCAACGAGGGCGTCGGCCGTGACGAGCCCCGGGTCGTCGCCGGCGCCGAGGCGTTCCAGGAGCTCGGCGGCACCATCCCCGAACTGGAGTTCTGGGAGTGCGCCTGGAACATCACCGACCGGCCGATCGCCTATGACTTCGCGATCAACTCGGCCGTCGCGGACCAGGACGCCCTGAAGCGCTATCTCGAACACCCCGCCCACCAGGCTGCCGCCGGACGGTGGCGTGAATTCGCCACGTGGGTGATCGCCGACTACGAGTTCTGA